In Achromobacter spanius, the following proteins share a genomic window:
- a CDS encoding DUF1090 domain-containing protein, whose protein sequence is MPSFVKSLATAAAASAMFGALFGAMPAQAATDCSAQRGCAAKFCEIENDIAAAQAQNNTRREAGLKKALAEARANCTDGRLQSQREADVREKQTKVSEREQELKEARAKGKQDKIDKAQRKLEEAQSEYNAALVELNR, encoded by the coding sequence ATGCCCTCTTTCGTGAAATCCCTGGCGACTGCCGCCGCCGCATCCGCCATGTTCGGCGCCCTGTTCGGCGCAATGCCCGCGCAGGCCGCCACCGACTGCTCGGCGCAGCGCGGTTGCGCCGCGAAGTTCTGCGAAATCGAAAACGACATCGCCGCTGCCCAGGCACAGAACAACACGCGCCGCGAAGCCGGCTTGAAGAAGGCGCTGGCCGAAGCCCGTGCCAATTGCACCGACGGCCGCCTGCAGTCGCAGCGCGAAGCCGACGTGCGTGAGAAACAAACCAAGGTGTCCGAACGCGAGCAAGAGCTGAAGGAAGCGCGCGCCAAGGGCAAGCAAGACAAAATCGACAAGGCGCAGCGCAAGCTGGAAGAAGCCCAATCCGAATACAACGCCGCGCTGGTGGAGTTGAATCGCTAG
- the ubiA gene encoding 4-hydroxybenzoate octaprenyltransferase: MSASQQSPVDLSDIVFTDWVERWLPKSWRPYARLCRLDRPIGTWLTLLPAIAALVQSAGGLPDLQRLIVFSLGALLMRGIGCTVNDMCDRNFDKHVERTRFRPLTSGQLSMKNAVWFLVGQLLVCGSLLFFLNEMSRWLALAVLPFVFIYPLCKRVTYWPQVVLGICFNWGMLMAWSDTQNVVPLAAIAMWLGAVLWQVGYDSIYAYVDVRDDRSLGLHSTAMRFGDQGKLWIGGFYVATVVLWAWGGHAMGLSWAYQVGMAAVAVHLAWQLKVFDIQRPDRNFMLFRANLWLGALLVAAALAGTLIR, translated from the coding sequence GTGAGCGCCTCGCAACAATCTCCCGTCGATCTCAGCGACATCGTCTTCACCGACTGGGTCGAACGCTGGCTCCCGAAGTCGTGGCGTCCCTACGCCCGCCTTTGCCGCCTGGACCGGCCCATCGGCACGTGGCTGACGTTGTTGCCGGCCATTGCCGCGCTGGTGCAGTCCGCGGGCGGGCTGCCCGACCTGCAACGGCTGATCGTCTTTTCGCTGGGCGCGCTGCTGATGCGCGGCATCGGCTGCACCGTCAACGACATGTGCGACCGCAACTTCGACAAGCACGTTGAACGCACGCGCTTCCGCCCGCTGACCAGCGGCCAGTTATCGATGAAGAACGCCGTGTGGTTCCTGGTCGGCCAGTTGCTGGTCTGCGGGTCACTGCTGTTTTTCCTGAACGAGATGAGCCGCTGGCTGGCCTTGGCGGTGCTGCCCTTCGTCTTCATCTACCCGCTGTGCAAGCGCGTGACGTACTGGCCGCAAGTGGTGCTGGGCATCTGCTTTAACTGGGGCATGCTGATGGCCTGGTCCGACACGCAGAACGTGGTGCCGCTGGCGGCCATCGCGATGTGGCTGGGCGCGGTGCTGTGGCAGGTGGGCTACGACAGCATCTACGCCTATGTCGACGTGCGCGACGACCGCAGCCTGGGCCTGCACTCCACCGCCATGCGCTTCGGCGACCAGGGCAAGCTGTGGATCGGCGGGTTCTATGTCGCCACCGTCGTGCTGTGGGCCTGGGGCGGCCACGCCATGGGGCTGTCGTGGGCGTATCAGGTGGGGATGGCCGCCGTGGCGGTACATCTGGCGTGGCAGTTGAAGGTGTTCGATATTCAGCGGCCCGATCGCAACTTCATGCTGTTCCGCGCCAACCTGTGGCTGGGCGCGCTGCTGGTTGCGGCCGCGTTGGCGGGCACGCTGATCCGCTAG
- a CDS encoding PLP-dependent aminotransferase family protein, with translation MDKPLEPAFSFSERAQQLTSSAIREILKVTERPEVISFAGGLPAPGGFPVEVVRAAFDKVLATNGRAALQYGPTEGYAPLRQWVADDLNRAGANVAADQILIVSGSQQALDLLGKVLIDKDSKVLVEDPSYLGALQSFSLYQPKFVPVPTDDGGLIPEAITPELADGARFLYALPNFQNPTGRTLNLERRIALVKRAAELNLTIVEDDPYGELRYAGEPQPGLIALAAEYGANVVRLGTFSKVLAPGLRLGYIAGARSLINKLVQAKQATDLHTPTLTQMAVYEIVKDGFLEEHLPNVREIYRAQGSCMLDAIKQEFPSTVTWTKPEGGMFIWLTLPEHMDSTKLLEKAIAQNVAFVPGAPFYSGAGKPNTLRLSFATVPEDKIRTGIAILGKLLKEYTA, from the coding sequence ATGGACAAGCCTCTCGAACCTGCGTTTTCCTTTTCGGAACGCGCTCAGCAACTTACCAGCTCCGCCATCCGCGAGATCCTCAAGGTCACCGAGCGCCCCGAAGTCATTTCGTTCGCTGGCGGCCTGCCGGCGCCCGGCGGCTTCCCGGTAGAAGTGGTACGTGCTGCGTTCGACAAGGTATTGGCCACCAACGGCCGCGCGGCCCTGCAATACGGCCCCACCGAAGGTTATGCGCCGCTGCGCCAATGGGTTGCCGACGACCTGAACCGCGCGGGCGCCAACGTCGCCGCCGACCAGATCCTGATCGTCTCGGGTTCGCAGCAGGCGCTGGACCTGCTGGGCAAAGTGCTGATCGACAAGGACAGCAAGGTGCTGGTCGAAGACCCCAGCTACCTGGGCGCCCTGCAATCGTTCAGCCTGTACCAGCCGAAGTTCGTGCCGGTGCCCACCGATGACGGCGGCCTCATCCCCGAAGCCATCACGCCGGAACTGGCTGACGGCGCGCGCTTCCTGTACGCGCTGCCCAACTTTCAGAACCCCACGGGCCGCACGCTGAACCTGGAACGCCGCATCGCGCTGGTCAAGCGCGCCGCCGAACTGAACCTGACTATCGTTGAAGACGACCCCTACGGCGAACTGCGCTACGCAGGCGAGCCGCAGCCGGGCCTGATCGCGCTGGCCGCCGAATACGGCGCCAACGTGGTGCGCCTGGGTACGTTCTCGAAGGTGCTGGCCCCGGGCCTGCGCCTGGGCTACATCGCCGGCGCGCGCTCGCTGATCAACAAGCTGGTGCAGGCCAAGCAAGCCACCGACCTGCACACGCCCACGCTGACGCAGATGGCCGTGTACGAAATCGTCAAGGACGGCTTCCTGGAAGAGCATCTGCCGAACGTGCGCGAAATCTACCGCGCTCAAGGCAGCTGCATGCTGGACGCGATCAAGCAGGAATTCCCGTCCACCGTCACCTGGACCAAGCCGGAAGGCGGCATGTTCATCTGGCTGACGCTGCCCGAACACATGGACAGCACCAAGCTGCTGGAAAAAGCCATCGCGCAAAACGTGGCCTTCGTGCCGGGCGCGCCGTTCTACAGCGGCGCGGGCAAGCCGAACACGCTGCGCCTGAGCTTCGCCACCGTGCCGGAAGACAAGATCCGCACGGGCATCGCCATCCTGGGCAAGCTGCTCAAGGAATACACAGCATAA
- a CDS encoding GAF domain-containing protein yields the protein MFEAAPIVAESKSALYAELVAQARALLEGEPDRIANAANLSALAYQALPDLNWAGFYFFDGTELVLGPFQGKPACVRIPLNRGVCGAAASQRQTQLVPDVHAFPGHIACDAASRSEIVVPLVHQGELIGVWDVDSPVPDRFDEDDRQGMQALCAVFLASLG from the coding sequence ATGTTTGAAGCCGCCCCGATCGTCGCCGAATCCAAGTCCGCCCTGTATGCCGAACTGGTGGCGCAGGCCCGCGCGCTGCTGGAAGGCGAGCCCGACCGCATCGCCAACGCCGCCAACCTGAGCGCGCTGGCCTATCAAGCCTTGCCCGATTTGAACTGGGCGGGCTTTTATTTTTTCGATGGCACCGAGCTGGTTCTTGGACCCTTCCAGGGCAAGCCGGCCTGCGTGCGCATCCCCTTGAATCGCGGTGTGTGCGGCGCGGCCGCGAGCCAACGGCAGACGCAGTTGGTGCCCGACGTGCATGCCTTCCCGGGCCACATCGCTTGCGACGCCGCGTCGCGTTCGGAAATCGTGGTGCCGTTGGTGCATCAGGGTGAATTGATCGGTGTCTGGGATGTGGACAGCCCGGTGCCTGACCGCTTCGACGAAGACGACCGCCAAGGCATGCAGGCGCTGTGCGCCGTGTTCCTGGCCAGCCTGGGGTAA
- the dapA gene encoding 4-hydroxy-tetrahydrodipicolinate synthase — MSIQQSVFQGVWVPLVTPFSGGAVDGGALRRLVRHYAAAGVDGLVVCGSTGEAASLDDAEQLAVLDAVLTEAGRLPVIMGLAGNHQGHVLHRLSAFGTRPLAGILAPAPYYVRAGQEGAAAYFRRLADASRFPLVLYDIPYRTGTTLETSTLLSLAAHPNIAAIKDCGGSLDKTLALIADGQMNLLAGEDLQTLSVLCLGGAGMIAAAAHIRPDLFVAMYQAVRAQQLDVARRLFQALAPVIRLAFEEPNPGPLKAQLGRQGLLTEELRQPMPAASAALALRLDAAVAGLNRQFPCQ; from the coding sequence ATGTCTATTCAACAATCTGTGTTCCAAGGCGTCTGGGTGCCGTTGGTGACGCCGTTTTCCGGCGGGGCCGTCGACGGCGGAGCATTGCGCCGCCTGGTGCGCCACTATGCCGCCGCGGGTGTGGACGGGCTGGTCGTGTGCGGCAGCACGGGCGAGGCCGCGTCACTGGACGACGCCGAGCAACTGGCGGTGTTGGACGCCGTGTTGACCGAAGCCGGCCGGCTGCCCGTCATCATGGGCCTGGCGGGCAACCACCAGGGGCATGTGCTGCATCGCCTGTCGGCCTTTGGTACGCGACCGCTGGCGGGCATCTTGGCGCCCGCGCCGTACTACGTGCGCGCTGGCCAGGAAGGGGCCGCCGCCTATTTCCGCCGCCTGGCCGATGCCTCGCGCTTTCCCCTGGTGCTCTACGACATTCCCTACCGCACGGGCACCACGCTTGAGACATCGACCTTGCTGTCGCTGGCCGCGCATCCGAACATTGCCGCCATCAAGGATTGCGGCGGGTCCTTGGACAAGACGCTGGCCCTGATTGCCGACGGCCAGATGAATTTGCTGGCGGGCGAAGATCTGCAAACCTTGTCCGTGCTGTGCCTGGGCGGGGCCGGCATGATTGCCGCCGCCGCGCATATACGGCCTGACCTGTTCGTGGCCATGTACCAGGCGGTGCGCGCGCAGCAACTGGACGTGGCGCGTCGGCTGTTCCAAGCCTTGGCGCCAGTGATCCGTCTGGCTTTCGAAGAACCCAACCCCGGCCCGCTGAAGGCGCAGCTTGGGCGCCAGGGCCTCTTGACCGAAGAACTGCGGCAGCCGATGCCGGCGGCCAGCGCGGCGTTGGCACTGCGCCTGGACGCGGCCGTTGCGGGCCTGAACCGCCAGTTTCCTTGCCAGTAG
- a CDS encoding sterol desaturase family protein produces the protein MAQAFEALSAWQVMLAGLLFFGGIYLVFGAATWLLTQHVLPALGIGRPLDPRPLGPGQLRREFAQSGLSILLFGTGMIFPWGLLQLGWAHLDPNPSWQKVVVEILLLVAWNDVHFWINHRLLHTKLLRRFHLPHHRSVVTTPFSTYSFHPIEALMLGNVIMLPMVLHDFSFWALASVPLFSLFFNCIGHANYDFFPKVSYAHWFAASRRHHLHHACYNGNYGFQFTFMDRLFRTRLQAEAAAPQLDAFRRRDSVGGKA, from the coding sequence ATGGCTCAAGCATTTGAAGCCTTGTCCGCCTGGCAGGTGATGCTGGCGGGGCTGCTGTTCTTCGGCGGCATCTATCTGGTCTTCGGCGCGGCCACCTGGCTGCTGACCCAGCACGTGTTGCCGGCACTCGGCATAGGCCGGCCGCTGGATCCGCGCCCCTTGGGCCCCGGCCAGCTACGCCGTGAATTTGCGCAGTCCGGGCTGTCCATCCTGCTGTTCGGCACGGGCATGATCTTTCCCTGGGGCTTGCTGCAACTGGGTTGGGCGCATCTGGACCCGAACCCAAGCTGGCAAAAAGTGGTGGTGGAAATCCTGCTGCTGGTGGCCTGGAACGATGTCCATTTCTGGATCAACCACCGCTTGCTGCACACCAAGCTGCTGCGCCGTTTCCACTTGCCGCATCATCGGTCCGTGGTGACCACGCCGTTCTCGACCTACAGCTTTCATCCCATCGAAGCGCTGATGCTGGGCAACGTCATCATGCTGCCCATGGTGCTGCATGATTTCAGCTTCTGGGCGTTGGCGTCGGTGCCGCTGTTCAGCCTGTTCTTCAATTGCATCGGCCACGCCAATTACGATTTTTTCCCCAAGGTGTCCTACGCGCACTGGTTCGCCGCCAGCCGGCGCCACCATCTGCACCACGCCTGCTACAACGGCAATTACGGCTTCCAGTTCACCTTCATGGACCGCTTGTTCCGCACGCGCCTGCAAGCCGAGGCCGCGGCCCCCCAGCTGGATGCCTTCCGGCGCAGAGACTCTGTTGGCGGCAAGGCTTAA
- a CDS encoding fatty acid desaturase: MPSGAETLLAARLNARRRLPSLRNRRDWQSLAYLAALPALAAWQWVYGFWWPLYALMLFLTLGIGVIHHNHTHIRMWRGRWTNRATDFWITLLQGHPTFVFYPAHVANHHRYKHGARDAARTYRFGGDTNHLWGYVLHPFQAGWVLYPMFFAWLGRLRRYWPGAWRYSMAQYGAWLGLWGGLLAVNPVKALVLVIVPQLHGLHWLLATNYLQHAHADGGPRPVAGLNYARNFEGLVNPLLFNIGLHTAHHEHPRAHWSELTRLHREHYRARVDPALNERGLLPYMCRVFVLAAFVPRLRSRSRMAPEHVR, translated from the coding sequence ATGCCTTCCGGCGCAGAGACTCTGTTGGCGGCAAGGCTTAACGCGCGGCGCCGCCTGCCGTCGCTGCGCAACCGGCGCGACTGGCAAAGCCTGGCCTATCTGGCCGCGCTGCCCGCGTTGGCGGCGTGGCAATGGGTGTACGGATTCTGGTGGCCGCTTTACGCGCTGATGCTTTTTTTGACCTTGGGCATCGGCGTCATCCATCACAACCACACGCACATCCGCATGTGGCGCGGACGCTGGACCAATCGCGCCACCGATTTCTGGATCACGTTGTTGCAGGGGCACCCGACGTTTGTGTTCTATCCGGCGCATGTGGCGAACCATCATCGCTACAAGCATGGCGCGCGCGACGCCGCGCGCACGTATCGCTTTGGCGGCGACACGAATCACCTGTGGGGCTATGTGCTGCACCCGTTCCAGGCGGGCTGGGTGCTGTACCCGATGTTCTTCGCGTGGCTGGGCCGACTGCGCCGCTACTGGCCGGGCGCGTGGCGCTACAGCATGGCGCAATACGGTGCGTGGCTGGGATTGTGGGGCGGACTGCTGGCCGTGAATCCGGTCAAGGCGCTGGTGCTGGTGATCGTGCCGCAACTGCATGGCCTGCACTGGCTGCTGGCCACCAACTACTTGCAGCACGCGCATGCCGACGGCGGGCCGCGCCCGGTGGCGGGTCTGAATTACGCGCGCAATTTCGAAGGGTTGGTCAACCCGTTGCTGTTCAATATCGGCCTGCATACCGCGCACCACGAGCATCCGCGCGCGCATTGGTCGGAACTGACCCGGCTGCATCGCGAGCACTATCGCGCGCGCGTCGACCCGGCACTTAACGAACGTGGGCTGCTGCCCTATATGTGCCGCGTCTTCGTGCTGGCGGCGTTCGTGCCGCGTTTGCGCAGCCGTTCCCGCATGGCGCCCGAGCATGTCCGCTAG
- a CDS encoding StlD/DarB family beta-ketosynthase produces MPIAFNRVYLESAGYFMPGEAVSNDAMDSYIAPLNRMSSRIKSRILAENGIKQRYYAIDPEGQTVYTNAQLAANAIRDCLRRNDSDLSAVSLLTSGSSGGDALMPGFANMIQGELAAQPMETLSVHGICAAGVSAIQVAAQGVEMGGHASALAVASELPSRLFKRSRFAARGYDADFDAHFLRWMLSDGAGALLLGNSGRALAGASSGVRLKLKWVHQRSFSGDYPVCMQLGLSADRQKGHLDYPSWNEAEADGALSLRQDIRLLPHLFDIGIHEYAKLVRDGWLDPDQVDHFLCHYSSEKFIPVVEDLMEKAGLVIPRERWFSNLAWRGNTGAASILIMLAEFLETREIKPGEQIFCYIPESGRFMAAYMLLEAEAVHAPAVTGTTMSAAKPASRDDTQSDDADAIAPPHDPDMAPQGLGQLLTELAAIWHDYRSRVWRTPVVRRLRNRQFQTADYLNWMENWIPQVREGSKWMREGAASLTEQYAPLAALIDMHAGEEQNDFQILFQDYRTAGGAVDNIDALRRNPGGEALNAYLHGLAATRDPIGLLGAIYIIEGTGQRIVSALLPLLKASLKLPPDAFRFLEYHGHNDEHHLARWLSAVELALDCDEDGRAEQRIVDTARRTAALYLMQFHHVMEGEAA; encoded by the coding sequence ATGCCCATCGCGTTTAATCGTGTCTACCTGGAAAGCGCCGGCTATTTCATGCCGGGCGAAGCCGTGTCCAACGACGCCATGGACAGCTACATTGCGCCGCTGAACCGGATGTCCAGCCGCATCAAAAGCCGCATCCTTGCCGAGAACGGCATCAAGCAGCGCTACTACGCCATCGACCCGGAAGGCCAGACGGTCTACACGAACGCGCAACTGGCGGCCAACGCCATCCGCGACTGCCTGCGTCGCAACGACAGCGACCTTTCCGCCGTGTCCTTGTTGACCAGCGGGTCGTCGGGCGGCGACGCGCTGATGCCGGGCTTTGCCAACATGATCCAGGGCGAGCTTGCCGCGCAGCCGATGGAAACGCTGTCGGTGCATGGCATTTGCGCGGCGGGTGTGTCGGCGATCCAGGTGGCCGCGCAGGGCGTGGAGATGGGCGGACACGCCAGCGCTTTGGCCGTGGCCAGCGAATTGCCGTCGCGCCTGTTCAAGCGATCGCGCTTCGCGGCGCGTGGCTATGACGCGGACTTTGACGCGCACTTCCTGCGCTGGATGCTGTCGGATGGCGCGGGCGCCTTGCTGCTGGGCAACTCGGGCCGCGCGCTGGCGGGGGCATCCAGCGGCGTCCGGCTGAAACTGAAATGGGTGCATCAGCGCTCGTTCTCGGGCGACTACCCCGTGTGCATGCAACTGGGCTTGTCCGCTGACCGCCAAAAAGGCCATCTGGATTACCCGTCCTGGAACGAGGCCGAGGCCGACGGTGCGCTGTCACTGCGGCAGGACATCCGCCTGCTGCCGCATCTGTTCGACATCGGTATCCACGAGTACGCCAAGCTGGTGCGCGACGGCTGGCTGGATCCGGACCAGGTCGACCATTTCCTGTGCCATTACTCGTCTGAAAAATTCATCCCCGTGGTCGAAGACCTGATGGAAAAGGCGGGCCTGGTGATTCCGCGCGAGCGCTGGTTCAGCAACCTGGCGTGGCGCGGCAACACGGGCGCGGCGTCGATCCTGATCATGCTGGCCGAGTTTCTGGAAACGCGCGAGATCAAGCCCGGCGAACAGATCTTCTGCTACATCCCCGAGTCCGGGCGCTTCATGGCGGCCTATATGCTGCTGGAAGCCGAGGCCGTGCATGCGCCGGCCGTGACCGGAACCACGATGTCCGCCGCCAAGCCCGCTTCCCGCGACGACACGCAAAGCGATGACGCCGACGCCATCGCACCGCCGCACGATCCCGACATGGCGCCGCAAGGCCTGGGCCAATTGCTGACCGAGCTGGCCGCCATCTGGCATGACTACCGTTCGCGGGTATGGCGCACGCCAGTGGTGCGCCGGCTGCGCAACCGCCAGTTCCAGACGGCCGACTACCTGAACTGGATGGAAAACTGGATTCCGCAGGTGCGCGAAGGCAGCAAGTGGATGCGCGAAGGCGCGGCGTCGCTGACGGAGCAATACGCGCCGCTGGCCGCGCTGATCGACATGCATGCCGGCGAAGAGCAGAACGACTTCCAGATTCTGTTCCAGGACTACCGCACGGCAGGCGGCGCGGTCGACAACATCGATGCGCTGCGCCGCAACCCCGGTGGCGAGGCACTGAACGCCTATCTGCACGGCCTGGCCGCCACGCGCGACCCGATTGGGCTGCTGGGCGCCATCTACATCATCGAGGGCACGGGCCAGCGCATCGTGTCGGCGCTGCTGCCGCTGTTGAAGGCCAGCCTGAAGCTGCCGCCCGATGCGTTCCGCTTTCTGGAATACCACGGCCATAACGACGAACATCATCTGGCGCGTTGGTTGTCGGCGGTGGAACTGGCGCTGGATTGCGACGAAGACGGCCGCGCCGAACAGCGCATCGTGGATACCGCGCGCCGCACGGCCGCGCTGTACCTGATGCAGTTCCACCAC